A genome region from Natronobeatus ordinarius includes the following:
- a CDS encoding ABC transporter ATP-binding protein, giving the protein MARLELKNLHAEVADGDEKILRGLDLEIESGEIHALMGPNGSGKSTTAKVVAGHPAYEVTDGEILIHLEEGEFGDEIEIPEEKRTWNVLDLEPNERAALGIFLGFQYPAEIEGVTMTNFLRTALNAKLEEREELFEDEAGDDEDEEEAEVPSPMEGPADEGEIGVAEFQEILSEKMEQLDMDEKFALRYLNAGFSGGEKKQNEVLQAAILEPSIAVLDEIDSGLDIDRLQDVSNGINALRDEQGTGILQITHYQRILDYVEPDHVHIMLDGKIVKSGDASLAEQLEDKGYDWVREEVYETA; this is encoded by the coding sequence ATGGCACGACTTGAACTCAAAAACCTGCACGCAGAAGTGGCGGATGGCGACGAGAAGATCCTCCGTGGCCTCGACCTCGAGATCGAGTCGGGGGAGATCCACGCCCTGATGGGGCCAAACGGCAGCGGCAAGTCGACGACCGCGAAGGTCGTCGCCGGCCACCCAGCCTACGAGGTAACCGACGGTGAGATCCTAATCCACCTCGAGGAGGGCGAGTTCGGCGACGAGATCGAGATTCCCGAAGAGAAGCGCACGTGGAACGTTCTCGACCTCGAGCCGAACGAGCGTGCGGCGCTCGGTATCTTCCTCGGCTTCCAGTACCCCGCGGAGATCGAGGGCGTGACGATGACGAACTTCCTGCGGACGGCGCTCAACGCCAAGCTCGAAGAGCGCGAGGAGCTCTTCGAGGACGAGGCGGGCGACGACGAGGACGAGGAAGAAGCGGAGGTCCCGTCGCCGATGGAAGGCCCCGCCGACGAGGGAGAGATCGGCGTCGCCGAGTTCCAGGAGATTCTGAGCGAGAAGATGGAACAGCTCGACATGGACGAGAAGTTCGCCCTGCGCTACCTCAACGCCGGCTTCTCCGGCGGCGAGAAGAAACAAAACGAGGTGCTCCAGGCTGCGATCCTCGAGCCCTCGATCGCCGTCCTCGACGAGATCGACTCCGGGCTGGACATCGACCGGCTGCAGGACGTCTCGAACGGCATCAACGCGCTGCGCGACGAGCAGGGCACCGGCATCCTCCAGATCACTCACTACCAGCGGATTCTCGACTACGTCGAGCCCGACCACGTCCACATCATGCTCGACGGCAAGATCGTCAAGAGCGGCGACGCGTCGCTGGCCGAACAACTCGAGGACAAGGGGTACGACTGGGTCCGCGAAGAGGTCTACGAGACCGCGTAA
- a CDS encoding DNA-directed DNA polymerase, with protein MTETGQSGLADFGRDPEERPAEEAVHVAGNGGQPAADVIDPTEETLPDAQGELELAVMQIDYTIAGRGDAERPIVHVFGRTPERALEHVKVVGFRPYFYAPTDSLERPPEEEYDRLTGSREVDRNGEPYESIRGENLTKIFGQTPRDVGQVRDDFDHYEADILFPNRFLIDKDIRSGVRVPERRADDGSLIVPHEEVEPVDVDADPRVLTFDIEVEDRSGFPEDGEEPIVCLTSHDSYRDEYVMWVWEAPDGEGEIPDEIVEYDPIEGEIDHEVRRFESEEAMLEAFLEYVDETDPDVLTGWNFEDFDAPYFLDRLERLEGPHHDYDLDPDRLSRIGEVWRSGWGGPDVKGRVVFDLLYAYQRMVFSELDSYRLDAVGEAELGVGKERYAGSIGDLWEDDPTRLLEYNLRDVELCVELDRQQEIIAFWDEVRSFVGCQLEDAPTPGDTVDMYVLHEAHGRFALPSKGQQEAGEEYEGGAVFDPITGVKENVTVLDLKSLYPMCMVTVNASPETKVDPEEYDGETFVAPTEPPTHFRKEPDGVMREMIKELLAEREEKKALRNEHEPGTPEYEQYDRQQGAVKVIMNSLYGVSGWDRFRLYDKEAAAAITATGREVIEFTETAASEQNYQVAYGDTDSVMLALGPEVSTEEAIEQSFEIEEYVNERYDDFAREELGAEDHRFQIEFEKLYRRFFQAGTKKRYAGHIVWKEGADVDDVDITGFEYKRSDIAPITKEVQHRVIEMIVKEGDVEGVKEYVNEVIEDVRAGEVSYEELAIPGGIGKRLDNYDTDTAQVRGAKYANLLLGTNFDRGSKPKRLYLKRVDPAFFRRMENEEGHNPQRDPLYGAFKRDPDVICFEYDDQIPEAFEVDYDTMLEKTLKGPIERILEALDISWEEVKSGQEQTGLDSFM; from the coding sequence ATGACCGAAACGGGGCAAAGCGGGCTCGCGGACTTCGGACGCGACCCCGAGGAACGGCCGGCCGAGGAAGCCGTCCACGTCGCGGGCAACGGTGGCCAGCCGGCTGCCGACGTGATCGACCCGACCGAGGAGACGCTGCCCGACGCCCAGGGGGAACTCGAGCTGGCCGTGATGCAAATCGACTACACGATCGCCGGCCGCGGCGACGCCGAACGGCCGATCGTGCACGTCTTCGGCCGAACGCCGGAACGAGCGCTCGAGCACGTCAAGGTCGTCGGCTTTCGACCCTACTTCTACGCACCGACGGACAGTCTCGAGCGTCCGCCCGAGGAGGAGTACGACCGGCTCACGGGCAGTCGGGAAGTCGACCGAAACGGTGAGCCCTACGAGAGCATCCGTGGCGAGAACCTCACGAAGATCTTCGGCCAGACGCCGCGGGACGTCGGCCAGGTTCGTGACGACTTCGACCACTACGAGGCGGACATCCTCTTTCCGAACCGGTTTCTGATCGATAAGGACATCCGAAGCGGAGTACGGGTCCCGGAACGGCGGGCCGACGACGGGAGCCTGATCGTCCCGCACGAGGAGGTCGAACCGGTCGACGTCGACGCCGACCCGCGCGTGCTCACCTTCGACATCGAGGTCGAGGATCGCTCCGGCTTTCCCGAGGACGGCGAGGAGCCGATCGTCTGTCTCACCAGCCACGACTCCTACCGTGACGAGTACGTGATGTGGGTCTGGGAAGCGCCCGACGGCGAGGGAGAGATTCCCGACGAGATAGTGGAATACGACCCCATCGAAGGCGAGATCGACCACGAAGTTCGACGCTTCGAGAGCGAAGAGGCGATGCTCGAGGCCTTCCTCGAGTACGTCGACGAGACGGACCCTGACGTCCTCACCGGCTGGAACTTCGAGGATTTCGACGCCCCGTACTTCCTCGACCGACTCGAGCGCCTCGAGGGCCCCCACCACGACTACGATCTGGACCCGGACCGCCTCTCACGGATCGGCGAGGTCTGGCGAAGCGGCTGGGGTGGCCCCGACGTCAAGGGGAGGGTCGTCTTCGACCTGCTGTACGCCTACCAGCGGATGGTATTCTCCGAACTCGATTCGTACCGACTGGACGCCGTCGGCGAAGCCGAACTGGGAGTTGGGAAAGAGCGCTACGCCGGCTCCATCGGCGACCTCTGGGAGGACGACCCCACCAGGTTGCTCGAGTACAACCTTCGGGACGTCGAACTCTGCGTCGAACTCGACCGTCAACAGGAGATCATCGCCTTCTGGGACGAGGTGCGTTCGTTCGTGGGGTGTCAACTCGAGGATGCGCCGACGCCCGGCGATACGGTCGACATGTACGTCCTCCACGAAGCCCACGGCCGGTTCGCCTTACCCTCGAAGGGACAGCAGGAGGCAGGCGAGGAGTACGAGGGCGGGGCCGTGTTCGATCCGATCACGGGGGTCAAGGAGAACGTCACCGTGCTCGACCTGAAGAGCCTGTACCCGATGTGTATGGTGACGGTCAACGCCTCGCCGGAGACGAAAGTCGATCCCGAGGAATACGACGGTGAGACGTTCGTCGCGCCGACGGAGCCCCCGACCCACTTCCGGAAAGAGCCCGACGGCGTGATGCGGGAGATGATCAAGGAGCTGCTCGCCGAGCGTGAGGAGAAGAAAGCCCTCCGGAACGAACACGAACCCGGCACGCCCGAGTACGAACAGTACGACCGCCAGCAGGGAGCTGTCAAGGTTATTATGAATTCTCTGTACGGCGTTTCGGGGTGGGACCGGTTCCGACTGTACGACAAGGAGGCTGCGGCGGCGATAACCGCAACAGGGCGAGAGGTTATTGAATTTACCGAAACCGCAGCAAGCGAGCAGAACTATCAGGTCGCATATGGTGACACAGATTCTGTCATGTTGGCGCTTGGTCCCGAGGTCTCGACGGAGGAAGCCATCGAGCAATCGTTCGAAATCGAGGAGTACGTCAACGAACGCTACGACGACTTCGCACGCGAGGAACTCGGTGCCGAGGACCACCGCTTCCAGATCGAGTTCGAGAAACTCTACCGACGCTTCTTCCAGGCAGGGACGAAGAAACGCTATGCGGGCCACATCGTCTGGAAAGAGGGTGCGGACGTCGACGACGTCGACATCACGGGCTTCGAGTACAAACGGTCGGACATCGCACCGATCACCAAGGAAGTCCAGCACCGAGTCATCGAGATGATCGTCAAGGAGGGCGACGTCGAGGGCGTCAAGGAGTACGTCAACGAGGTCATCGAGGACGTCCGCGCGGGCGAGGTGAGCTACGAGGAACTCGCCATCCCCGGCGGCATCGGCAAGCGGCTGGACAACTACGACACCGACACGGCCCAGGTTCGTGGGGCGAAGTACGCGAACCTCCTTTTAGGAACGAACTTCGATCGCGGGAGCAAGCCCAAACGACTCTACCTGAAACGCGTCGATCCGGCCTTCTTCCGGCGAATGGAGAATGAGGAAGGTCACAATCCCCAGCGTGATCCGCTCTACGGCGCGTTCAAGCGCGACCCGGACGTCATCTGTTTCGAGTACGACGACCAGATCCCCGAGGCGTTCGAGGTCGACTACGATACGATGCTCGAAAAGACGCTCAAGGGTCCGATCGAGCGCATCCTCGAGGCGCTCGACATCTCGTGGGAAGAAGTGAAGTCGGGCCAGGAACAGACCGGGCTCGACAGTTTCATGTGA